Proteins encoded in a region of the Ziziphus jujuba cultivar Dongzao chromosome 3, ASM3175591v1 genome:
- the LOC107422222 gene encoding LOB domain-containing protein 24 — protein MISDRCAACKYSRRKCRSDCIFYPYFPSNNSERYACVHQIYGANSIRSILQQLPIHLRAEAAESLYYEAKCRFEDPVYGCAGIISQLHQQIRNAESQIAKVRAQIAFLNSNAHEMDSNTNNLIQGHSNIGQSQFQAP, from the exons ATGATTTCTGATCGTTGTGCAGCTTGCAAGTATTCGAGAAGGAAGTGTCGTTCAGATTGCATTTTCTATCCATACTTCCCTTCCAATAATTCTGAAAGATATGCATGTGTTCATCAAATCTATGGTGCTAACAGTATTAGGAGTATACTCCAG CAATTGCCAATTCATCTGCGAGCTGAAGCAGCAGAGTCATTGTATTATGAAGCAAAATGTAGATTTGAAGATCCAGTGTATGGTTGTGCAGGGATTATTTCTCAATTACATCAACAAATACGCAATGCAGAGAGTCAAATAGCAAAAGTCAGAGCACAGATTGCCTTCCTCAATTCTAATGCACACGAAATGGATTCCAACACCAACAATCTTATTCAGGGACACAGCAATATTGGGCAGTCTCAATTTCAAGCTCCCTAA